aagaaggtcgttctgagagagatagcgggagagctggccaaggacggcacgttcaagagttttggagagaaaagaaagaagggatactggtctgtagttgttgacatcggagggatcgagtgtaggttttttcagaaggggtgcaactctcgctctcttgaagacggaagggacgtagccagcggtcagggatgagttgatgagcgaggtgaggtaagggaggaggtctccggaaatggtctggagaagagaggaggggatagggtcaagcgggcaggttgtagggcggccggccgtcacaagacgcgagatttcatctggagagagaggggagaaagaggtcagagcacagggtagggcagtgtgagcagaaccagcggtgtcgtttgacttagcaaacgaggatcggatgtcgtcgaccttcttttcaaaatggttgacgaagtcatctgcagagagggaggagggggggggggggagggggaggaggattcaggagggaggagaaggttgcaaagagcttcctagggttagaggcagatgcttggaatttagagtggtagaaagtggctttagcagcagagagagaagaggaaaatgtagagaggagggagtgaaaggatgtcaggtccgcagggaggcgagttttcctccatttccgctcggctgcccggagccctgttctgtcttTCTATAAGCAATTCAATACTCGCAGCTACCACAGATGTGAGTGACAGGTGATTTAGGATACTCAATCTTCTATTTATAACCAAATATATGAAATATAATTAAGTCATTATTAAAGTAACTGTTCAGTGAAAATCTCAAATTCTGTTAACTCATATCCAAATAGagttgttgactcatcctatactTGCATTTGTGGCCAAAGCGTAAATTTGAGAAAAAAAACACTTTAAAAAACACCTCAAAACTTGTATCTCAATTAGaccatttaaaaaatgcttgctatttcctcatagagGATGATGTCAACCTCCAACCtcctgaggaggatgagctggccaatcagaggTCTACGTTCATATTTTTCATGATCGATATGCTCCCACACCATTCTATTATTGGGGTAGACCTTCAccatttgtcacgccctgaccttagttatctttgttttctttattatttggttaggtcagggtgtgacaagggtggtttgtgtagtttttgtattgtctagggattttgtattgtctaggagTTTTTGcttgtctaggtttttttttcaatctaggtgtttatatgtctgtggttgcctagattggttctcaatcagaggcagctgtttatcgttgtctctgattgggaaccatatttaggtagccatattccttggttattttgtgggttgttattctatgtttacTTGCCATAttgcttcacggttcgttttgtttAGTTCTGTTCAGTGTTCTCTCTTTTATTAAAGAGTTATAttcgcttaccacgctgcgccttggtctcctcactatgacgaccattccaacacagaaaagctgctttttaacatACTTCATTACCATTTATTGGAAGGAAAACTATTTTACACAATtactttaaatatatatttttttatatagaaAACTAGTCGACAATGTCAATTACAAGGATGATGAAGGTGATGAGGATGAAGGTGATGATGACTATTTGGTTATTTTTACTGTCATATGGTGACTGGAAGCAAATTTAGCAACAGATAACATGAAAGTCTGCAACCGCTGATTCAACAGGTGGACACAGTCTCAGCACCCTTCTAGAGCTTGcacgagagagagcgcgagagagagagagccagagagagcacgagagagagagcgcgagagagaataAAGGAGTAAAGCCATGCGCTCTGCTCAACCATGGCTCATAAGTTCATCATGAATTCCACTCAGGTGTTCAACCACACGGGTCCATGCGTTGCTCATACTTTTGAGAACGGAACGGAAGATGACAAGCGCAACTTCGACCTAGGAGGCTGCCTCTTTTTGTTCATAATGCCATTTGATGCAGTCGTGAATGTGCTGGTTTTTGTGTTCTTGATGCTCACAATCCTGTCTTTGGCTGTGAACGGATTCACTTTGTTGGGACTGGGACGCTCGGAGGACCTATCTTGGGAGCCACGCTACACCCTGCTGAAGAACTTGATTCTGAGTGACATGGTGCAAACCATCAATGTGGGCCCCTTTGTGACCCACTGCTTACTGCAGAGAAGCACAATGAACTTTAACACCTTGTGCCTCCTCCAGTATTTCACCGGCAGCGTCTGCATCTTCAGCACCCTCATCACCATCACCTGCATGGCCATTGAGCGATACCTGTATGTGTGCCATGCCATCCACTACCTGTCCATACTCACCCCTCTACGCCTGCGCCTCTCCGTCGGCCTCACCTGGGTCTTGTCCATCAGCGTTGGCTGCGTTAACTTCACCCTGCTACACCAGGGGGAAGGGGAGTACGGCACAGCAACGTCTGGACTCATATGTGAGCCTGACACAGTGGAACGCCACATGGGTTTCCCCAGGGCAGCGGCTATCACCCGCAAGCTGGTGGGCTTCATCTTCACCCTGCTCTGCCTCCTCAGCTACTTCTTTGCCTATGTACGGATGTACCAGGACGCCCGCAACGCTGTGGTGCCCTTCAACACGGTGAACACGCGGGCGCGCAACACTGTGCTTTTCTACTGTGGGATGGTGTTCCTGCAGCTACTCCCTATGTTCCTCAAGATCACCTCGGATGCTCTGTGGGAGCTAGAGGGCACAGGGGCCATGATGACCGCCCTCTCCGGGGCTGGGACCTCGCTGTCCGCTGGAACTCTGCACATCTCCCTCCTGATCCTCATCATGGTGCCTCCCTGCATCAACCCACTTATCTTTGGCATTCGCAATTGGGAGGTACGTCAGGCGCTGTTCAGACTCTTCCACTGGAAGGGAAACCCCCCTGAGCTGGAGCTGGAGAGGACGTGGGTGAGGTCACAGCACAGGGCAGGTGTGTTGGAATGAggcagaggagaggtgggagaggtgtcTCCCAGAAATGGTAGCTGAGAAGAGAGACGATGAGATGCATTCAATTTGGAATAAGACAGACACAGAAACTTGCGAAGGGAATTTACAGTAAGGACCAAACTACAGTAATGACCAAAGTACAGTGAGGACCATAATACAGTGAGGACCATAGTACAGTGAGGACCATAATACAGTAAGGACCATAATACAGTAAGGACCATAATACAGTAAGGACCATAGTACAATAAGGACCATAATACAGGACCATAATACAGTAAGGACCATAATACAGTAAGGACCATAGTACAGTAAGGACATAATACAGTAAGGACCATAATACAGTAAGGACCATAATACAGTAAGGACCATAATACAGTAAGGACCATAGTACAGTAAGGACCATAATACAGTAAGGACCATAGTACAGTAAGGACCATAATACAGGACCATAATACAGTAAGGACCATAATACAGCGAGGACCATAATACAGTGAGGACCATAATACAGTAAGGACCATAATACAGTAAGGACCATAGAACAGTAAGGACCATAGTACAGTAAGGACCATAGTACAGTAAGGACCAAAAATACAGTAAGGACCATAATACAGTAAGGACCATAATACAGTAAGGACCATAGTACAGTAAGGACCATAGTACAGTAAGGACCATAATACAGTAAGGACCATAGTACAGTAAGGACCATAATACAGTAAGGACCATAGTACAGTAAGGACCATAATACAGGACCATAATACAGTAAGGACCATAATACAGCGAGGACCATAATACAGTGAGGACCATAATACAGTAAGGACCATAATACAGTAAGGACCATAGAACAGTAAGGACCATAGTACAGTAAGGACCATAGTACAGTAAGGACCAAAAATACAGTAAGGACCATAATACAGTAAGGACCATAATACAGTAAGGACCATAGTACAGTAAGGACCATAGTACAGTAAGGACCATAATACAGTAAGGCCCATAATACAGTAAGGACCATGGTACAGTAAGGACCAAAAATACTGTAAGGACCATAGTACAGTAAGGACCATAGTACAGTAAGGGCCATAATACAGTAAGGACCATAGTACAGTAAGGACCAAAAATACAGTAAGGACCATAGTACAGTAAGGACCATAATACAGTAAGGACCATAATACAGTAAGGACCATAAGTACAGTAAGGACCATAGTACAGTAAGGACCATAATACAGTAAGGACCATAGTACAGTAAGGACCAAAAATACAGTAAGGACCATAATACAGTAAGGACCATAGTACAGTAAGGACCAAAAATACAGTAAGGACCATAATACAGTAAGGACCATAGTACAGTAAGGACCATAATACAGTAAGGACCATAATACAGTAAGGACCATAATACAGTAAGGACCATAGTACAGTAAGGACCATAATACAGTAAGGACCATAGTACAGTAAGGACCAAAAATACAGTAAGGACCATAATACAGTAAGGACCATAATACAGTAAGGACCATAATACAGTAAGGACCATAATACAGTAAGGACCATAGTACAGTAAGGACCATAATACAGTAAGGACCATAATACAGTAAGGACCATAGTACAGTAAGGACCATAATACAGTAAGGACCATAATACAGTAAGGACCATAGTACAGTAAGGACCATAATACAGTAAGGACCATAGTACAGTAAGGACCATAATACAGTAAGGACCATAATACAGTAAGGACCATAATACAGTGAGGACCATAGTACAGTAAGGACCATAATACAGTAAGGACCATAATACAGTAAGGACCATAATACAGTAAGGACCATAATACAGTAAGGACCATAGTACAGTAAGGACCATAATACAGTAAGGACCATAGTACAGTAAGGACCATAATACAGTAAGGACCATAATACAGTAAGGACCATAGTACAGTAAGGACCATAATACAGTGAGGACCATAGTACAGTAAGGACCATAATACAGTAAGGACCATAGTACAGTAAGGACCATAATACAGTGAGGACCATAATACAGTAAGGACCATAATACAGTAAGGACCATAGTACAGTAAGGACCATAATACAGTGAGGACCATAGTACAGTAAGGACCATAATACAGTAAGGACCATAATACAGTAAGGACCATAATACAGTGAGGACCATAATACAGTAAGGACCATAATACAGTAAGGACCATAGTACAGTAAGGACCATAATACAGTTAGGACCATAATACAGTGAGGACCATAATACAGTAAGGACCATAGTACAGTAAGGACCATAGTACAGTAAGGACCATAGTACAGTAAGGACCATAATACAGTTAGGACCATAGTACAGTAAGGACCAAAAATACCAGTTTTATAATATTatactaaatgtataattatCTGTACCATGCAATGATAGTTGGCCAAGGCGTGCTATTTCATCAAGCTTCATTACAAGTATTGGTGTAGTGTTTCGGAAGGCATCTGATATTGTATTGAGAAAAGTGGTTCTCATTTACAAggacgaaatgcttgtgttcctagctccaatagtgcagtagtatctaacaattcacaacaatacacacaaatctaaagtaaaagaatggagttaagaaatatataaatattaggacgagcaatgtcggagtggcattgattAAAATAtattagaatagaatacagtatatatatatgagatgagtaaagcaaaaatatgtaaacattattaaagtgactagtgttccattattaaaatgaCCAGTGATTCAGGCAGAAGATGAAAGGAATATGTtttgcccctgtcttctctgtccctgtcttctctgtcttctctgtctctgtcttctctgtcttctctgtctctgtcttctctgcccctgtcttctctgcccctgtcttctctgcccctgtcttctctgtccctgtcttctctgtcgctgtcttctctgcccctgtcttctctgcccctgtcttctctgtccctgtctactctgtcttctctgcccctgtcttctctgcccctgtcttctctgcccctgtcttctctgccCCTATCTtctctgcccctgtcttctctgtccctgtcttctctgtccctgtcttctctgcccctgtcttctctgcccttctcttctctgcccttctcttctctgtctctgtcttctctaccCTTgtcttctctgtccctgtcttctctgtccctgtcttctctgtccctgtcttctctgcccctgtcttctctgtccaAGCAGTGAGGATGAGAGCAACACAGTGGGATGTGGATAAATGTTTTAAGGTCAAATGCagccgtttaaaaaaaaatctcaatatcaaatatttTCTGGGGAACAATTAagaaccttactgtgattgttttcaattcaaatggtcaaaaataaacaaaaatagcttcttagcaaagagtcatttctcaagcaataatttagCTTGGACTTGTCTGGGAgtggagtggggaggggaaaactgacaacgatctgttattggcagagaggtttggaactctctttcttattggtctattgcTTATAGGTCTCATTGATCAACAGGCAGGTGTTGTATTTTATATTGAATGTTCTGAGAGTATGTTATTATATCTTATATTATTGTTTATACAGGAGCAGCTGTCTTCTTGGCCAGGTATCCCTTGGATAAAActcaggttggcatttattgtcatgaaggcagctctgcagagtggtcactagctggcacagccacagagTCATGAAATTGGATGTTAAACCAAACCCAAACCACACTGATTTAAaaactaaccctaacattaaccacacggctaaccctaatgcctaaccctaacctgaaatTGCGACCAAAAAGCAAAAAAAATGTTCCACATTTTTTACAATATAGcccattttgactttgcagctggcccatctagcagGAAATAGATCAGTTCAGCCTACAggacaagattcatgacaatagcCCTGCGGGAGATAAttattaattaaaaaaaatatatatttttgcgtTTTTCTAGATATAAATGGATTTAAAACATTGTCTCCTAAAGTTTCAAAAGCTTTGACTATTATCCAGAAACTGCCATAACATATTTTGTCAACTTCGATACATAGGCTACTCTTGTTTTATAGTTATTTTCCTCAAGTGAAACAAGGTCAGGTGATTTTCAGACGATCACATCTGGATTACTCAACATTAAAATGAAACGTGTTTTTAAAATGAATCTATTGCCATGCGAATGGTGAATAATTGTATTACTGTTATAAGATTGTCCTTAGTATTTCTATTGTCTTTCATTCTGTTTTTGCTTCCAATTGAAGCAAAAGTGTTCTGGTTAGATTTTGCATTGACATAATGAACCCATATTATTTTATGCACTACGTAATCTGTGTAAATGATTGCTTTCAGGGTTTATTCATCAACTGATTGTGATGTCACATTTTCAGACATAAATCTATGCCATACAATGCAATGCTGTTGAATAAAGATCTATAATTTGATGTATTGTGTAGTTATTATTTTCGTGGAGATAGGTGTCACCGGATATTGCATAATAATTGATAATTGGCTGTTAATAAATTGGTGGTTCAGGTTGAATCAATACCCTGTTGCCTGGTAGAAATTAGGAATCATTTGACCTGCTGCCATTTCCCATATTTCCATGTCCTCCGCAGAGCCATTGGGTACTATCTTACGCCCCCTAGTGGGACATCCTTGTAATGTCAAACATGTACTCAAATCAAAGTCTATTGGTCGTGTACATAGTTTAGCAGGTGTCATAgcagtgcagcgaaatgcttatgttactagctcctaacaactATTCCTAGATGATATTACTTGACTGAGTTGATACATCTCCACGTGTGGAGGTGCTGgttccaccactatcactagcaggcccgCTAGTTTCTCGAAGCTCCGCTACAGATAGCTTCACAGTTGGGTGCACAGTTCATATATGCCGTTGTAGGTTGTGAGTAGAACCGGCATTATATGAGATTTTGTTTTGGCAAATTCTACACCGTGCTCTAACATTGTctacattattaaaatgcatccaaatgctactgtgcttccgactcattttccagctgttgttttcacagctgtccttcctctctctcctcggctGCTAAGTGTGTGACGGTGAGTGAGTTGGCTCGACCCTCCCTCGTGCATCTTTTGTTCATTGGTTACACTGCGTGTCTGATTGACAGGAACaacaggtgaggctgttagtctgagcagacagtcagtgtgtgtgtgtgtgcgcttgagcatttaggcctatattattattatttatttttttgtactTTGAATTagttaattatatatatatattatattatattatacatattataatatagcccttggttctccccagacctgactgcccttaaccaacacaaaaacatcctatggcgttgtcacgttctgatctttatttcctttgttttgtcattatttagtatggtcagggtgtgagttgggtgggcagtctatgtttgtttttctatgttttggggtatttctatgtttcggcctagtatggttctcaatcagaggcaggtgtcattagttgtctctgattgagaatcatacttaggtagcctgggtttcactgtgtgtttgtgggtgatttttcctgtctctgtgttttgcaccagatagggctgtttttggttttccacgtttattgttttgtagtgttcatgtttatctgtttttattaaacatgaatcaatataaccacgctgcgttttggtccgcctctacttcagcacaggaaaacccttacaggcgttctgcattagcgtcgaacagcccccgtgatatgcagctgttcagggaagctagaaaccattatacacaggcagttagaaaagccaaggctagctttttcaagcagaaatttgcttcctgcaacactaactcaaaaaagttctgggacactgtaaagtccatggagaataagaacacctcctcccagctgcccactgcaccgaagataggaaacactgtcaccactgataaatccaccataattgagaatttcaataagcatttttctacggctggccatgctttccacctggctactcctaccccgggtCAACAGCActacaccccccacagcaactcgcccaagccttccccatttctccttctcccaaatccgttcagctgatgttctgaaagagctgcaaaatctggacccctacaaatcagccgggctagacaatctggaccctttctttctaaaattatctgccaaaattgttgccacccctattactagcctgttcaacctctctttcgtgtcgtctgagattcccaaagattggaaagcagctgcggtcatccccctcttcaaagggggggacactcttgacccaaactgctacagacctatatctatcctaccatgcctttctaaggtcttcgaaagccaagtcaacaaacagattaccgaccatttcgaatctcaccataccttctctgctatgcaatctagtttcagagctggtcatgggtacacctcagccacgctcaaggtcctaaacgatatcttaaccgccatcgataagaaacattactgtgcagccgtattcattgatctggccaaggctttcaactctgtcaatcaccacatcctcatcggcagactcgacagccttggtttctcaaatgattgcctcgcctggttcaccaactacttctctgatagagttcagtgtgtcaaatcggagggtctgctgtccggacctctggcagtctctatgggggtgccacagggttcaattcttggaccgactctcttctctgtatacatcaatgaggtcgctcttgctgctggtgagtctctgatccacctctacgcagacgacaccattctgtatacttctggcccttctttggacactgtgttaacaaccctccaggcaagcttcaatgccatacaactctccttccgtggcctccaattgctcttaaatacaagtaaaactaaatgcatgctcttcaaccgatcgctacctgcacctgcccgcctgtccaacatcactactctagacggctctgacttagaatacgtggacaactacaaatacttaggtgtctggttagactgtaaactctgaTGAATAATGAAAGGTGGTACACTGAGCCCCCCTCAGTGCCAGTGCTTCTAACGAACAATGAAAGGTGGTACAAGGTAAGGGGATGTGAGGGGTTAAAAAGTCCTTAAGATGTCATTTTGTTTTTCATGAACTACTGTTACTTAGTATATTACAATCTAAGTGACAGTACTCTTAAGTACAGATGTTCAGTACTCTACCCGCCTCTGCCTGTCTCTATACCCAGAGGGAGTGTGTCGGTTCTTAGTTGTCCACAAGTTGACCTTTGGCCTTTTTGGTATGTCAGTGCCCTGTTAGCCACTGTATTGCATTAGCTTCGCAGTGGCTTGCATAAACCTGGCCAAACAagactattatttgaccatgcacTAAACACATGCCTTGATATTACATGCCATAGTCATTTGAGAGCCATGTGTCTAATCAGAGACAAGACATGCACACAACCCAGTTCATTAGAGGTTATATGGGAACCTGCTCCACAGACTCCAGTTCATTAGAGGTTATATGGGAACCTGCTCCACAGACTCCAGTTCATTAGAGGTTATATGGGAACCTGCTCCACAGACTCCAGTTCATTAGAGGTTATATGGGAACCTGCTCCACAGACTCCAGTTCATTAGAGGTTATATGGAAACCTGCATGGTTCATATTGGCAGGGTTTAAGCCaggggtctgtgttgtgttgttaccatggcAATCTACCATGCTGCAGTAAATTATGAATAGATTCTCAACTAGTTCCATAGTCCATTGTCagaaggatctgcagagaagaacggaagaaactccccaaatacaggtgtgccaagctggtagcatcttacccaagaagactcgaggctgtagtctctgccaaaggtgcttcaaccaaGTACGGAGTAAaggttgtgaatacttatgtaaatgtgatatttctgtttctaATTTATAATACattagcaaaaatgtataaaaaaattgtttttgctttgtaatttagtgtgtgtgtagattgatgaggggggggactatttaatacattctagagtaaaggctgtaacgtaacaaaatctggagaaagtcaaggggtttgaatactttccgaatgcactgtatgtgcgaCTGAGCAGATGATGCAGTGTGTGAGTATGAAGGACCCTGAgagttttttattttacctttatttaactaggcaagtcagttaagaacaaattcttattttcaatgacggcctaggaacagtgggttgtcagctcgggggtttgaacttgcaatcttccgcttattagtccaacgctctaaacactaggctaccctgcagcctctacactctaaccactaggctaccctgccacatctacactctaaccactaggctaccctgtgcatagagacccccccccccaaaggtcaCAGGTTTAAAGCAGTTCTTCATTCAAGAGtggtccaaaattcacccacagcgatgtgagagactgatcaacaactacaggaagtgtttggttgcagtcattgtaGCCAAAGGTGGCATAACCAGTTATTGCTTGTAAAGGGAAcatttactttttcacacaggggaattggctgttgcataactttgttaattTCTTAATTCAATTTAATAAGGTAaacctttatctaatattaggttttggttgaagagcTGCTAACATTCAGTATTGAAAATTTGGgaaaatcagaaagggggcaaatGCTTTTTCACGGCACTGTACAAGGAAAGGGGGTACAGGACAAGGCCAGAGGAAGTGAGCGATAAAAAGTGCTTAAGCTGTCAATTGCAAATACAACATATAGCATACATTTTTCACATGCAAATAGCACTTTTCGGTAGTGTTCCAAGCATGTCAGTTCCACTCGAAGCAATAAGCGCAATCAGTCATGACAACAAAATcttaaacaa
The sequence above is a segment of the Oncorhynchus nerka isolate Pitt River linkage group LG20, Oner_Uvic_2.0, whole genome shotgun sequence genome. Coding sequences within it:
- the LOC135562765 gene encoding olfactory receptor 5AN1-like — its product is MAHKFIMNSTQVFNHTGPCVAHTFENGTEDDKRNFDLGGCLFLFIMPFDAVVNVLVFVFLMLTILSLAVNGFTLLGLGRSEDLSWEPRYTLLKNLILSDMVQTINVGPFVTHCLLQRSTMNFNTLCLLQYFTGSVCIFSTLITITCMAIERYLYVCHAIHYLSILTPLRLRLSVGLTWVLSISVGCVNFTLLHQGEGEYGTATSGLICEPDTVERHMGFPRAAAITRKLVGFIFTLLCLLSYFFAYVRMYQDARNAVVPFNTVNTRARNTVLFYCGMVFLQLLPMFLKITSDALWELEGTGAMMTALSGAGTSLSAGTLHISLLILIMVPPCINPLIFGIRNWEVRQALFRLFHWKGNPPELELERTWVRSQHRAGVLE